The stretch of DNA GGCGCCCTACGTGGATGTGATGCGCGTGGATGACGAGAGCGGCAGACCGATGGCCGTGCTCTTTTCACATGCCGCCCACCCGGTGGTGCTCGGAGGGAAGAACCTCCTGGTCTCGGCCGATTATCCGGGATACGCCATGAGACTGGTCGAGCGGATCGAGGGTTGCGTCGCTATGTTCGCCCAGGGGTGCTGCGGCGATGTCAACTCCAACCCGGTGGGAAGGACGTTCGAGGATGCCCGCAGGCTCGGTACCATCCTCGGCGGCCACACGATAGGCGTCGCCGAGTCGATAGGATGCTCGGATGATGATGTCAGATTGAAGGCCATATCCCGAAAGGTCGAGCTTCCACTTCAAGATCCCCTCCCTCCCGAGGAGACGAGCAGGCTGGTGATCGAATACAGAGAAAGGCTCGAGGAGGCCAAAAGACGAGGTGAACACAGGGGACAGATATACCTGCATGAGGGAATGCTGGGATGGGCCGAGGATATGGATAAACTGGCCTCATCCGGAAAGACCGGTCTCACCAAGGGGTTCGAGATCCAAGCGATAAGGATAACGGAGAGAGCCGTGATCCTGGGGATGGCCGGCGAGGTCTTCGTGGATTATCAGATCGACCTGAAACGCCGATCGCCGTATGAGATGACGATGGTCTTCGCCTACACGAACGGATGCATCGGATATGTCCCCACGGCCGACGCCTACCCCGAAGGGGGATATGAGGTGGATATGGCCTATAAATATTACGGCACTTTGATGCTTAAGCCCGAATCAGACGGCATCATCAGAGACGAGGCGCTGAAGATGTTGAGGGAAATGCGGGAGGAAAGTCATTTATAGTCACTACACACCACTACTACTATCCCCTGAGGTTGATAAAGAATTGACCTAACCTCCCCTTAAATTTCGCATCATATATCATGAAGGCCGAAAACAGAGGGAGGTATAAACGAACTTTAAGTTGGATGGATGCGTAAGGATCCTATGAGGAAGATGAGATTTCCCTGAAGAGATCGAAAGGAGGGGTGAATTGATGGGAAAATGGATTGGGAGGATATCGTTGTGGGTCTTAATCTGTTTGACACCCATTTCAACCCTCGCCGGGGAGGGCTACAGAAACAGGCGGATACAAGCGGTCAAAACCGATCAACCCCCCGTTATAGACGGGAAACTTGACGATCTATGTTGGAAGAAGGCGCCTTTGGCACATCCCTTTATCGACTCCTACACCTCAAAGGTGGCACCGGATCAGACGGAAGCCTATGTGCTTTACGACGAGAAAGCCCTTTACGTCGCCTTCAAATGTTTCGACTCACAGCCCGACCAGATAAAGGCGACCGAGACCAAAAGGGACGGAAACCCGTGGGGGGACGATTTCGTAGAGGTGGCCATAGATCCGTTCGATATCGGTCAGTTCTCGGGGAGAAACGTCTTCAAGGTGAACGCCATAGGGACACAGTTCACCGAGATCAGAGGGGGAAGAGCTAATAAAGCTGAATGGAAAGGCGACTGGCAGGCCGCTGTCAGGAGAACTGAGTTCGGATGGACGGCTGAAATGGCCATACCGTGGGACATAATGGACAGACCATCTTCAGACAAGCCGATCACTATGGGGATAAACTTCGGGAGGTATCAAGCCAGAACTAAGATCTTTTCTTTTTGGTCGGATCTGGGCTATCCTTTCCATCACGAGTGGAACGGACACCTGGTGGGGGTTATCTTACCCAAGAGGAAACCCAAGAGATTGGTGAGGATACTGGGATACACCTTTGGAGGGATCAAGCCGGATAGGAGGATGTTGAGGGGAGGGTTGAACCTCAGATACCGACCCTCAGGTCAAGCTAACGTTCTCCTGACGATCAACCCCGATTTTTCGAACGTGGAGCAGGAGGTAGAGACGATAGATTTCTCTTATCTCCCTAGGGCCTACTCCGATAAACGCCCCTTCTTCCAGGAGGGAAGGGAGGTGTTCGGAGGGAAACAGGAGATCTTCTACAGCAGGAGGATAATCTGGATGGACGGAGGGGTTAAGGGATATGGCAGGAAGGGGAGATGGACGTTCGGGGTTATGGATTGCTTCGATCTGGACAGGTGGAACGCCTTTCTGATGAGGGTGAGCAGGGAGGTGGGGGAAGCTGGATCGATAAGCTTCTCGATGGCGAGCCATCTGGATTCGGAGGAGGGTTATAATCAAACGACGTACTTGGCGTATAACGGCAGGTTCGGCGATATGATAATGGGGTTCGATATCGGAGCCAGTTTGACGGAAGGTGAAGGCGGAGAGGGTTCTTTCGGTTCCGGATACGTAGGGTGGCGCGGGAGAAATCTGTTTGCAAACCTGACGGGGAGATATATCAGTCCGGGTTATGAGACCAGATTGGGGTTTGCACCCTCAGAACCCTGTAAGGGCATCGGCTTTAACCTCGGGTATTCGGC from Candidatus Poribacteria bacterium encodes:
- a CDS encoding neutral/alkaline non-lysosomal ceramidase N-terminal domain-containing protein yields the protein MAKLYAGVSAVNITPPVGIDLTGFAGRPSPAIGIHDDLYAKCLVMDDGTEKIGILTMDLLGLDSDIVERVREEVEDKLGVPSRCLMLSTSHTHSGPATISLRGLGKRDEVYVEELTRKLIGAVKMAFDSVRPAKVGFGTGQVQIGINRRQRLKTGAMAIGQNPSGPVAPYVDVMRVDDESGRPMAVLFSHAAHPVVLGGKNLLVSADYPGYAMRLVERIEGCVAMFAQGCCGDVNSNPVGRTFEDARRLGTILGGHTIGVAESIGCSDDDVRLKAISRKVELPLQDPLPPEETSRLVIEYRERLEEAKRRGEHRGQIYLHEGMLGWAEDMDKLASSGKTGLTKGFEIQAIRITERAVILGMAGEVFVDYQIDLKRRSPYEMTMVFAYTNGCIGYVPTADAYPEGGYEVDMAYKYYGTLMLKPESDGIIRDEALKMLREMREESHL
- a CDS encoding carbohydrate binding family 9 domain-containing protein, yielding MGKWIGRISLWVLICLTPISTLAGEGYRNRRIQAVKTDQPPVIDGKLDDLCWKKAPLAHPFIDSYTSKVAPDQTEAYVLYDEKALYVAFKCFDSQPDQIKATETKRDGNPWGDDFVEVAIDPFDIGQFSGRNVFKVNAIGTQFTEIRGGRANKAEWKGDWQAAVRRTEFGWTAEMAIPWDIMDRPSSDKPITMGINFGRYQARTKIFSFWSDLGYPFHHEWNGHLVGVILPKRKPKRLVRILGYTFGGIKPDRRMLRGGLNLRYRPSGQANVLLTINPDFSNVEQEVETIDFSYLPRAYSDKRPFFQEGREVFGGKQEIFYSRRIIWMDGGVKGYGRKGRWTFGVMDCFDLDRWNAFLMRVSREVGEAGSISFSMASHLDSEEGYNQTTYLAYNGRFGDMIMGFDIGASLTEGEGGEGSFGSGYVGWRGRNLFANLTGRYISPGYETRLGFAPSEPCKGIGFNLGYSAERLMEGKLSMGVGILANDYNHYEGGDYRSRISPWFWTWFSEGTRWGFGTHLQFERSRFEEFEDTVLSGGVNLWRRYDLFEISGGLSLSLGTRREESYRFIKPSLKVTSKGNVLVFNYYIEALKLGKKREKLHVLWINFNITPERSLGGRMVLKGDKLNWYLSYRQGVRRGMDVYFIMGDPNAEEFSRRAVLKLIIPLK